The following proteins are co-located in the Delphinus delphis chromosome 5, mDelDel1.2, whole genome shotgun sequence genome:
- the FAM53A gene encoding protein FAM53A isoform X1: MVTLITEKLQNQSLDDLARKSYDAGPYSAQKLNTSGHSFPSETDEDKHPWKVVGGGQPVGSQGAAGPAIPFPPGPCSPSASLGAVSARDLRDGAGPPSAPPTKRHCRSLSEPDELARCRSPWRPGGSRVWAAVSKRRCHSGGSATLQAGSAWSPGRALPAASSASPPAPRPASALASSGLLALGPARQPAGPRWPSPRRRLSLSQEHLLPVDAAPPSAGSTPASTPASTPASTPELGRRRGLLRCRSQPCVRAGGKGQRKRRREEDARWPRPALDFLKMTRTLKNSKSLCSLDYEDEDEEDAQVKTAVSSPCDPHGPMSTAAPSPGDAGPSPGVWRGWVAGEGEGGSGGDPSDWDSAGEEGIFPLGRGELDLEQIENN; this comes from the exons ATGGTCACCCTCATCACTGAGAAGCTGCAGAACCAGAGCCTGGATGACCTTGCCCGCAAGAGCTACGATGCCGGCCCG tattCTGCCCAGAAACTGAACACCAGTGGCCACTCGTTCCCTTCTGAGACCGACG AAGACAAGCACCCCTGGAAGGTCGTCGGTGGAGGACAGCCCGTTGGAAGCCAGGGGGCCGCGGGCCCTGccatccccttccctcctggCCCCTGCAGCCCGAGCGCCAGCCTGGGTGCGGTCAGTGCCAGGGACCTCAGGGACGGCGCAGGGCCGCCCTCAGCACCCCCCACCAAGCGACACTGCCGCTCCCTGTCGGAGCCCGACGAGCTGGCGCGCTGCCGGTCCCCGTGGCGCCCCGGTGGCTCCAGAGTCTGGGCTGCTGTCTCCAAGCGGCGGTGCCACAGTGGCGGGAGCGCCACGCTGCAGGCTGGGAGCGCCTGGTCGCCGGGCCGAGCCCTCCCCGCTGCCAGCTCCGCCTCACCCCCCGCGCCCCGGCCGGCCTCGGCTTTGGCCAGCAGCGGCCTCCTGGCCCTGGGTCCGGCTCGGCAACCCGCCGGACCTCGCTGGCCCTCGCCGCGCCGCCGCCTGTCCCTGTCACAGGAGCACCTGTTGCCAGTGGACGCGGCCCCACCCTCAGCGGGCAGCACGCCCGCGTCCACGCCCGCGTCCACGCCCGCGTCCACGCCCGAGCTGGGCCGCCGCCGGGGCCTGCTCCGCTGCCGCTCTCAGCCGTGTGTGCGCGCGGGCGGGAAGGGCCAGCGGAAGCGCAGGCGTGAGGAGGATGCCCGCTGGCCGCGCCCGGCCCTGGACTTCCTGAAAATGACGCGG AcgttaaaaaattcaaaaagccTTTGCTCCCTCGATTATGAAGACGAGGATGAGGAAGACGCCCAAGTGAAGACAGCCGTGTCCTCCCCGTGCGACCCGCACGGCCCCATGAGCACCGCTGCGCCCAGCCCCGGCGACGCCGGCCCCAGCCCGGGGGTCTGGCGGGGGTGGGTGGCCGGTGAGGGCGAGGGTGGGAGTGGCGGGGACCCAAGTGACTGGGACAGCGCTGGGGAGGAGGGCATCTTCCCCCTGGGCCGCGGCGAGCTGGACCTGGAGCAGATCGAGAACAACTGA
- the FAM53A gene encoding protein FAM53A isoform X2, which produces MVTLITEKLQNQSLDDLARKSYDAGPYSAQKLNTSGHSFPSETDEDKHPWKVVGGGQPVGSQGAAGPAIPFPPGPCSPSASLGAVSARDLRDGAGPPSAPPTKRHCRSLSEPDELARCRSPWRPGGSRVWAAVSKRRCHSGGSATLQAGSAWSPGRALPAASSASPPAPRPASALASSGLLALGPARQPAGPRWPSPRRRLSLSQEHLLPVDAAPPSAGSTPASTPASTPASTPELGRRRGLLRCRSQPCVRAGGKGQRKRRREEDARWPRPALDFLKMTRTLKNSKSLCSLDYEDEDEEDAQVKTAVSSPCDPHGPMSTAAPSPGDAGPSPGVWRGSGKSI; this is translated from the exons ATGGTCACCCTCATCACTGAGAAGCTGCAGAACCAGAGCCTGGATGACCTTGCCCGCAAGAGCTACGATGCCGGCCCG tattCTGCCCAGAAACTGAACACCAGTGGCCACTCGTTCCCTTCTGAGACCGACG AAGACAAGCACCCCTGGAAGGTCGTCGGTGGAGGACAGCCCGTTGGAAGCCAGGGGGCCGCGGGCCCTGccatccccttccctcctggCCCCTGCAGCCCGAGCGCCAGCCTGGGTGCGGTCAGTGCCAGGGACCTCAGGGACGGCGCAGGGCCGCCCTCAGCACCCCCCACCAAGCGACACTGCCGCTCCCTGTCGGAGCCCGACGAGCTGGCGCGCTGCCGGTCCCCGTGGCGCCCCGGTGGCTCCAGAGTCTGGGCTGCTGTCTCCAAGCGGCGGTGCCACAGTGGCGGGAGCGCCACGCTGCAGGCTGGGAGCGCCTGGTCGCCGGGCCGAGCCCTCCCCGCTGCCAGCTCCGCCTCACCCCCCGCGCCCCGGCCGGCCTCGGCTTTGGCCAGCAGCGGCCTCCTGGCCCTGGGTCCGGCTCGGCAACCCGCCGGACCTCGCTGGCCCTCGCCGCGCCGCCGCCTGTCCCTGTCACAGGAGCACCTGTTGCCAGTGGACGCGGCCCCACCCTCAGCGGGCAGCACGCCCGCGTCCACGCCCGCGTCCACGCCCGCGTCCACGCCCGAGCTGGGCCGCCGCCGGGGCCTGCTCCGCTGCCGCTCTCAGCCGTGTGTGCGCGCGGGCGGGAAGGGCCAGCGGAAGCGCAGGCGTGAGGAGGATGCCCGCTGGCCGCGCCCGGCCCTGGACTTCCTGAAAATGACGCGG AcgttaaaaaattcaaaaagccTTTGCTCCCTCGATTATGAAGACGAGGATGAGGAAGACGCCCAAGTGAAGACAGCCGTGTCCTCCCCGTGCGACCCGCACGGCCCCATGAGCACCGCTGCGCCCAGCCCCGGCGACGCCGGCCCCAGCCCGGGGGTCTGGCGGGG AAGTGGAAAATCCATCTGA